The following are encoded together in the Tursiops truncatus isolate mTurTru1 chromosome 10, mTurTru1.mat.Y, whole genome shotgun sequence genome:
- the TXNRD3 gene encoding thioredoxin reductase 3 — MVKELFSSLGVDCNILELDQVDDGASVQEVLSEITNQRTVPNIFVNKVHVGGCDRTFQAHQSGLLQKLLQEDPAYDYDLIVIGGGSGGLSCAQEAAALGRRVMVLDLVVPSPQGTSWGLGGTCVNVGCIPKQLMHQAALLGQALTDSRRFGWECAQQVKHNWETMTEAIQKHVGSLNWSYRRALREKAVAYVNSYGEFVEHHKIKATDGKGQETYYTAAKFVIATGERPRYLGIQGDKEYCITSDDLFSLPYCPGATLVVGASSVALECAGFLAGLGLEVTVMVRSQLLRGFDQEMAEKVASSMQQIGVRFLRKFVPVEVQQLERGSPGKLKVVAKSTEGTEMIEGLYNTVLLAIGRDSCTKKIGLEKIGVKVNEKTGKIPVNDVEQSSVPYVYAVGDVVEGKPELTPVAVQAGRLLARRLFGGRLEKCDYINAPTVVFTPLEYGCCGYAEEKAVEVYRKENLEVYHTLFWPLEWTVACRDSNTCYAKIICSKFDNDRVIGFHVLGPKAGEITQGFAAAMKCGLTKQLLDDTIGIHPTCAQVFTTLEITKSSGLDIMQKGC; from the exons ATG GTTAAAGAACTCTTCTCTTCCCTGGGAGTTGACTGCAATATCTTGGAACTTGATCAAGTTG ATGATGGGGCCAGTGTTCAAGAGGTGCTGTCGGAGATCACTAATCAGAGGACCGTGCCCAATATCTTTGTGAATAAAGTGCACGTGGGCGGATGTGACCGAACTTTCCAG GCACATCAGAGTGGTTTATTACAGAAGCTCCTTCAGGAAGATCCAGCGTATGATTACGACCTCATTGTCATCGGTGGTGGCTCTGGCGGCCTTTCGTGTGCTCAG GAAGCTGCCGCTTTGGGGAGGAGAGTCATGGTGCTGGACCTCGTGGTCCCGTCGCCCCAGGGCACATCGTGGG GTCTCGGTGGTACTTGTGTGAACGTCGGCTGCATCCCGAAGCAGTTGATGCACCAGGCCGCCCTTTTGGGCCAGGCGCTGACTGACTCGAGGAGGTTTGGCTGGGAGTGCGCTCAGCAAG TGAAGCACAACTGGGAGACCATGACCGAAGCCATTCAGAAGCACGTCGGCTCTCTGAACTGGAGCTACCGGCGGGCTCTGAGGGAGAAGGCGGTGGCCTACGTCAACTCCTACGGGGAATTTGTTGAACACCATAAAATCAAG GCAACCGATGGAAAAGGACAGGAAACGTATTATACTGCAGCAAAATTTGTCATAGCGACAGGGGAAAGGCCGCGCTATTTGGGAATCCAAGGAGATAAAGAATACTGTATCACTAG CGATGACCTCTTCTCTCTGCCCTACTGCCCGGGCGCGACCCTGGTGGTGGGCGCATCCTCCGTGGCGCTGGAGTGCGCGGGCTTCCTGGCCGGCCTGGGCCTGGAGGTCACGGTCATGGTGCGCTCGCAGCTCCTGCGGGGCTTCGACCAGGAGATGGCCGAGAAGGTGGCTTCCTCCATGCAGCAGATCGGCGTCCGATTCCTGCGCAAGTTCGTGCCCGTGGAG GTTCAGCAGTTGGAGAGGGGGTCACCCGGGAAGCTGAAGGTCGTGGCTAAATCTACGGAAGGGACAGAGATGATTGAGGGCCTTTACAACACG GTTTTGTTAGCAATTGGTCGTGACTCCTGTACGAAGAAAATCGGGCTGGAGAAGATTGGTGTCAAAGTCAATGAGAA GACTGGCAAAATCCCAGTGAACGACGTGGAGCAGAGCAGCGTGCCCTATGTCTACGCCGTCGGGGACGTCGTGGAGGGTAAGCCTGAGCTCACGCCCGTCGCCGTGCAGGCGGGCAGGCTGCTGGCTCGAAGGCTTTTCGGGGGCCGTTTAGAAAAG TGTGACTATATCAACGCCCCCACCGTGGTGTTCACGCCCCTGGAGTACGGCTGCTGCGGGTACGCGGAGGAGAAAGCCGTGGAAGTGTACCGGAAGGAGAATCTGGAG GTCTACCACACTTTGTTCTGGCCTCTCGAGTGGACAGTGGCCTGCAGAGACAGCAACACCTGTTACGCGAAGATTATCTGCAGCAAATTCGACAAT GATCGGGTGATAGGATTTCACGTCCTTGGACCGAAGGCCGGTGAGATCACCCAAGGATTTGCAGCCGCCATGAAATGTGGGCTCACGAAGCAGCTGCTGGACGACACCATTGGGATCCACCCCACGTGTGCACAG GTGTTCACCACCTTGGAGATCACGAAGTCCTCGGGGCTGGACATCATGCAGAAGGGCTGCTGA